The genomic interval CGGCAATCTCAACAAACTTCCGGTCTATCACACCGTCTCCGCTCATAAAAGGTATGTTGAGGCCAAGCTCACGGGCCTGTTTTATCAGAAGTCCTCCGTCCGGATATATCCCGCCAAAATAGAGCAGTTGAGGCTTCTTTTCCTTCATGGAGGTAAGCACTGCCCTGAAATCTTTGTCACCCTGAATTACTCCATTATAATAAACAACCTCAACCCTGTTTCCAAGTGCTTTCACAAATTCATCAGCCAGACCTTGCCCATAAGTAGTTTTATCATGAATTACTGCCACATTCTTTAATTTCAAAACAGAGGCCACAAACGTTGCAGCAACAAGCCCCTGTTGGTCATCCCTGCCGCAGACGCGAAAGACATTCGGGAAGCCCTGTTCTGTTAACTGCGGGTTGGTTGAGGCAGGTGTAATCATTGGTATCTTTGACTTGTTGTAAACTGCTGATGCAGGGATTGATGTACTGCTGTTGAAATGTCCGATTATACCGGCTGCACCTGCGTTCACGAGTTTATTTGCAACAGAAACAGCCTGCTTAGGGTCATGCTGGTCGTCCTCAACAAGGAGTGTAATCTTTTTTCCAAGAACTCCGCCTTTCTGATTCCACTCCTTTACAGCCATATCAGCACCGTTCTTCATATCCAAGCCCATCTTGCTCTGATCCCCTGTCATCGGGCCGGCAACACCAATCTTAATGGTATCTTCTTTTTTAGAACAACCTGTGAAGAGGGTAACTGATATAAACAGAAATAATAAACTGATAATTGTGATTGTATGTCTGCGGTTCATTTTAACTTTCCTTTCCTGCCTGAATTGTGCCTTAAAATACACTTTAACAACAGGTAATGTCAAGAACAGGTAATAGGTAAAAGGTAATAGGTAAAAAATATTGTCTCTTGATTTTTATTTTAATTTGTGTAATATCTTAACTAACAAATTACACTGCATACCATCAAAGAACTTCATTCCTGACTAATAAGAATTTTTAAGCTGATTAAAATAATTAAATTTAGCGTTAGATTAATAATGTTTTTAAACTATTTAAACTATTTAAACTAGGGGACTAAATATGCAAAGTGAAAATAGTAAATTAAATCAGGCAGTAAACTCCTTTGAGAAGGACTTTATTATGTCAACTATGGAGCATCAGAACTGGAGCAGGAAGAAGACAGCAATGGACCTGGGTATTCCTCTAAGCACTCTAAAGTATAAGATGAAAAAGCTCGGTATTTATGAGGCTATCCCAAAACGCCGTAAAACACAGAAGCAGGCTTAACAGATTACCGTAAAGTTATTTCCTGTTTTATTTATTGTCTCTCCGTAATAAATGAGTGGAAGGATCTTGTTACCTCTATGAAAATTAGAAATATTTCAATTGTTCTGTCTTTAATAATATTGTCTGCTTTATTGTTTAGTATCCCCCCGAATGTTTCCGGAGAAGAGGCTTTATCAGCAGACAATGAAACATCATATACAATCAAGAAGGGTGATACATTATGGGATATTTCAGGAGAATACCTCAGGAATCCTTTTCTCTGGTCTGCCCTTTGGGGAAAAAATAAATATATAAAAAATCCTGACCTGATCTTTCCAGGAGATAAACTGATTATACCCGGCGTTGAGGCATTATCTAAAACAGAGGCCGCCGGTCAACAGCCATCCGCATCTGATGCAGGGCAGCAGGAAAATCCTGAAGAAGGGGTTAAACCTTCGGAAGCGTCTACTCTGATCCCTGAACCGCCGTTACCGGAAGAGATTGACGTACCTGAGAGTATCCGCTCGGCTTCTCCGTATACTTCTTTAAAACCTTCTTCTGCCTCCGGAGAAACAGGAAAAGTTTCTGTTAAACAAACGCCGGTCCCAATAATCGGGGAGGAAACGGTTTTTATGGGCGGTTATATTGCAGATAAAGTGAGCAGTGCAGGCGCCGTCAGCTTGTCCCAGGATGACAGAAATGTTTTTGCAGCAGGTGATACTGTTAATATTTTGTTTAATAAAAAAGAAAAAGCAGCAGTCGGCGACAAATTTGCGATCATCAGAAAACCGAAGGCCCTTATCAATACTGAAACAGGTAAACAATACGGAATGCTTTCTGTTCCCATTGGAGTACTTGAGATTTACAGGATTCAGGGGAGGGATGCAGGCGGCAGGATTATAAAATCTTTTGACTATATTACTGAAGGTGATATGATTCAGCGTCTTCAGCCCGCTGTTCCTGTTCTAACAATAACCCGGCCGGCTAAGGGGATCAAAGGGCATATAATAGGGTTGCGTGGAGAGACTGTCTTAGCCTCAGAACGAAATGTTGTTTATCTTGACAAGGGGACAAAGGATGGCCTTACCCCCGGAGTAGTATTAAATGTCTCAGGAGAAAGTCCGGACAATATCCCCAAAAATATAATTGGTGAATTGATAGTAATCTCCGTGCAGTCTTCAACCGCCACAGCATTAGTGACAAAAAGTATCGAACCATTTGGTGTCGGAAGTCTTTTCTTTAAGTAAATCACAGAAAATTTTACTTCGTATTTTTAATTTTTGATATTTTATCTTTAATTTTACACTTACATCTATGGACGAATATTATTACTGGTTAGCATTTGAACACACACTCAGGAATAAGCCTGCCTTTTCAAAGAAGTTGATTGAACGGTTTTCTACACCTGATGAAGTATTTGCAGCTTCTGATGAAGAGTTATGCACTGTTGAAGGCATTACTTCAGAGCTTGTGCGAAAGATAAAATCAGTTGTTCATCCTGTTAAGGATGTTACAGATGAGATAAAAATAATAAGAGAAAACGGTATTCAGCTTATTTATTTAAACCATCCTGATTATCCTGAGATACTAAAGAATATAATTGACCCGCCTATCTGTTTTTATATGAAAGGGGGCATTACACAGGGGGATGCCAAAGCAATAGCTATTGTCGGTACAAGGAGGCCGACAACCTACGGGCGGAAGGTTACAGAGAAGATTGCATCTGAACTATCTTCTGCAGGATTTACAATAGTAAGCGGGATGGCCCGCGGGATAGACAGTGCTGCCCATCAGTCAGTGATAAAGACAGGAGGGAGGAGCATCGGTGTTCTGGGGTGCGGGATTGATGTTGTTTACCCTCCGGAAAACAGCCGCCTATTTGCAGAGATGCCGGAATACGGGGCGATTATTTCTGAGTTCGCTCCCGGCACAGGCCCTCAGAAACAAAACTTCCCACAGAGAAACAGGATTATCAGCGGATTATCACTCGGTACTGTTGTAATAGAGGCAGCGGAAAGGAGCGGTTCCCTTATTACAGTCCGGTTTGCACTGGAACAGGGCAGAGAGGTGTTCGCTGTGCCCGGGAATATTAATTCTCCTGTCAGCATGGGGACAAATAACCTTATAAAACAAGGGGCAAAATTAGTTACAAGTACTGAAGATATTCTGGAAGAGTTTGAACAATTGTTGACGCAGGGATTAATAAATGTTATCAAAAATAGTTATTTGGAAAAAATATCTCTTTCAAAAGATGAAAATAATATATACAATACGTTGACTCTGGAGCCAAAACATATAGATCAGATTATTACTGAAAGCGGGATTGAACCTCGGGACACTATACAGCTTTTACTCAACCTTGAGATAAAAGGGGTTGCAGAGCAGGTGGCGGGGAGTTGTTATGTGAAGGCGAAGCTCTGACACCGAAAATTCCCTCGCCCTCAGGGAGAGGGTCAGGGTGAGGGTGGGTTTTTCAGGATAAAGGTAATAGGTAATAATAAGAAAAATAAAAAGGAATAAATATATATGTCAAAACCATTAATCATTGTAGAATCACCATCAAAGGCGAAGACGATAACGAAGTATCTTGGGAAGAAGTATACTGTTATTGCTTCTGTCGGTCATGTCAAAGACCTCCCTGCGAGCAAATTAGGTATTGAGATAGAGAATAATTTTAACCCGCAGTATGTGACAATAAAGGGTAAGGCAAAGGTTCTTGCAGAGATAAAAAAGGCGGCGAAGCTCGCCTCATCTGTTTTTCTTGCCCCTGACCCTGACCGTGAGGGAGAGGCCATTGCCTGGCATATTGCTGAAGAGCTGAAAGATAAGAAAGAAAACATCTTCCGCGTACTTTTCAATGAGATTACTGAGAAGGCGATAAAGGAGTCTCTTCTTAATCCCGGCAGGATTGATCTGAACAAGGTAAATGCCCAGCAGGCAAGGCGTATCCTTGATCGTATTGTCGGTTACAAGCTAAGCCCGCTCTTATGGGATAAAGTACGCCGGGGGCTTAGTGCCGGAAGGGTCCAGTCTGTTGCAGTGCGTCTTATATGCGACCTTGAAAAGGAGATTGCACAGTTCGTATCTAAGGAATACTGGACAATCAGTGCAATGGTTGAGGGGAGAACGCCGCCGCCTTTTGAGATAAGGCTGATAAAGTTCCGGAATGAAGATATTGATATCCCTGACCAACAGGAGGCTGAGCGGATAAAGGGGATACTTTCTTCAGGTGAGTATGTTGTAAGCTCGATTGAAAAGAAGGATAAGAAGAGAAATCCTGCGGCACCGTTTACCACCAGCAAGCTCCAGCAGGAGGCATCAAAGAAACTCAGGTTTACTGCAAGCAGGACCATGTCAATAGCACAAAAGCTATATGAAGGTATTGATATAGGGAGTGAAGGACCTGCAGGACTTATAACGTATATGCGTACAGATTCAGTCCGTATATCTAAAGATGCACAGACTGATGCAAGAAAGTATATTAAAAACAATTTTGGAAATGAGTGTTTACCTGACAGGGCGATTGAATATAGAAATAAAAAGGGGATTCAGGATGCCCATGAGGCGATAAGGCCGACCTCTGTTGAATATACACCTGAACGTATAAAGGAATATGTTGACAGGGATACCTATAATCTCTACAAGCTGATCTGGAACAGGTTTGTGGCATGTCAGATGAGCCCTGCTGTTTTTGATACTATAACAGTTGACGTTACTTCAGGTGAGTGTCTGCTCAGGGCTACAGGTTCTGCTGTAAAATTTGCCGGTTTTATGAAAGTGTATCAGGAGGAAAGGGAAGAGTCTGAACAGGCACAAGATGGTGTTGGAGAGGTCGGAGAGGCTGTTATACCTCCATTGACTGAAGGGGAACGGTTGAACCTGATTTCACTTGAACCTGCACAGCATTTCACACAACCGCCGTCCCGTTATACAGAGGCATCTCTCATAAAAGAGCTTGAGGAAAAAGGGATAGGCCGTCCGAGCACTTATGCGGCAATCATATATACAATTCAGGATAGGGAATATGTTGAAAAGAAGGAGGGTAAATTCTTTCCTACTGAGCTTGGGGTACTTGTAAATGACTTGCTTGTTGAACACTTTCCTGAGTTAATAGATGTCAAATTTACCGCAAAGATGGAAGAGGATCTTGATGAAGTAGAAGAGGGCAGCCGTGAATGGAGAGATGCGGTCGGGGAGTTTTATGGACCGTTTGATACGCACCTTGAAAAGGCAAAAAAGGATATGCGGAATCTTAAAGGCGAGGAGACTCCTACTGATATAAAGTGTGAGAAGTGCGGGAATAATATGATTATAAAGTGGGGGAAATTAGGATACTTCCTTGCATGTTCCGGATACCCTGAATGTAAGAATACAAAAGAATTCAGACGTGGAGAAGAGGGGAAGATTGAGGTAGTACAACAGGAGACAACAAACGAGATCTGCCCGGTTTGCAGTTCACCAATGGTGATTAAGAGCGGGCGGTTCGGGAGATTTCTCGCATGTTCAAATTATCCTACTTGTAAAACGACGAAACCTATTACTACAGGGGTTAAATGCCCTGAGCCTGACTGCAAAGGAGAGATTACAGAGAAGAGGAGCAAGAGGGGCAAGGTCTTTTATTCATGTACAAAATACCCTGCATGTAAATTTGCATCATGGGATAAACCGGTAGCACAGCCATGCCCGCAGTGCGGCGCCCCCTTCCTTGTCGAGAAAAGACAGCGGTCAGGGGGGATTAGTCTGGCTTGTATAAATAAAGAGTGCGGATATAAGGCAGGGTGAAGTTAAAATTATTCCCCCTCCCCAAATTGAAAAGTCGGGAGGGGGTTAGGGGGAGGGTGAGCTTTGGTAGAACACAGATGCCCTTGCTCACCCCCACCCTGACCCTCCCCCGTCGAGGGGGAGGGAATTGAGGAAGTTCCTCTCCCCTCAAGGGGGAGGTGAGAAGCGGAAGAGGATTATTCTAATTGAAACCTGAAATTGTAATCATAGGCGGGGGGCTTGCAGGTTCTGAGGCTGCGTGGCAGGCGGCTCAGAGAGGGGTGAAGGTATTGCTTTACGAGATGCGCCCCGGCAGGATGACAGAGGCCCACAAGACAGGCGATTTTGCAGAGCTTGTGTGCAGTAATTCCTTAAAGTCAAAAGATATAACCAATGCACACGGCCTGCTTAAAGAAGAGCTGAGGGAGCTTGGTTCTTTGATAATTCAGGCGGCTGATAAGACAAGCGTGCCGTCAGGTTCAGCCCTTTCAGTTGACAGGGTCGAATTTTCCCATTTTATCACTGATGCCATATCTTCTCATCCTAATATAAAGGTGCTGAGGGAGGAGGTTTCAAAACTCTCATTTGAAGTGCCGCTTATTCTGGCAACAGGGCCGCTTACTTCTCAGGATCTGACAGAAGATCTGCAGAAGATAATCAAGCATGATTTTATATATTTTTATGATGCAATATCACCTGTTATAAGCAACGACAGTATTAATTATGAGATTGCGTTCAGGGCATCGAGATATAATAAGGGCGGTGCAGATTATATAAATTGCCCTATGGACAGGAAAGAGTATGAACAATTCTTTAATGCACTTATAACAGCGGATAAGGTTCATGCAAAAGATTTTGAAAAGATACCTTATTTCGAGGGATGTATGCCAGTGGAGGTTCTGGCAGAGCGTGGGATAGAAACACTTGCTTACGGCCCTATGAAACCGGTGGGTCTGACTGACCCGAGAAACGGGAGACAGCCCCACGCAGTTGTACAATTGCGTCAGGAAGATAGATTCGGACAGGCATACAATATGGTCGGCTTTCAGACAAGGCTGAAATGGCCTGAACAGAAAAGGGTCTTCAGGATGATACCCGGGCTTGAACATGCAGAGTTTTTAAGATACGGGAGCCAGCATCGGAATACCTTTATAAATTCTCCGAAATTATTAGATAACTCACTCCGTCTGAAGGGAGAAAATGATATTTATGTTGCCGGCCAGATAACCGGTGTTGAGGGGTACGTTGAGTCAACGGCAATGGGGCTTCTTGCAGGCATTTCTGCTGTTATTAATCTTAACGGCGAGGAGTTTATCCCGCCGCCGGTGACCACTGCCGCAGGCGCATTGCTGGGTTATATTACAGCAGATACTGTGCTGAAGTTTCAGCCTATGAACATAAACTGGGGTCTGTTTCCTCCTTTGGCCGTAGTCATGAAGGATAAGGAGGCTAACAGGGAGAGGCTATCCAGAAGGGCCTTAAAGGATATAAGTAAATGGAAGATGCAGTTAAAGATTTTCTAATATACCTTTCCTCCGAGAGGAATGTATCTCCACACACACTGAGGAATTACCTATCGGATCTGAATCAATTTAAAGATTATCTAAAGGCCAGGCTTGAGAAAGATAAACCGACAATTGATGACATCAGCAATATAGACCATATACTAATAAGGGCATTTCTATCAAACCTTTTTGAGAAGGGGATTGGCAAGGCATCCCTTGCAAGAAAAATCTCTTCACTCCGGACATTCTTAAACTATTTAAACAAAGAAAATAAAATATCATCAAACCCTGCCAAGATGGTTGCGACACCAAGGCAGGATAAGCCCCTGCCGGGGTTTCTATCCATTGATGAGATGGACAGGCTGTTGAATACACCTGTCGGCGACGATGTGCTGACCCTCAGAGACAGGGCAATCCTTGAGAC from Nitrospirota bacterium carries:
- a CDS encoding branched-chain amino acid ABC transporter substrate-binding protein, with product MNRRHTITIISLLFLFISVTLFTGCSKKEDTIKIGVAGPMTGDQSKMGLDMKNGADMAVKEWNQKGGVLGKKITLLVEDDQHDPKQAVSVANKLVNAGAAGIIGHFNSSTSIPASAVYNKSKIPMITPASTNPQLTEQGFPNVFRVCGRDDQQGLVAATFVASVLKLKNVAVIHDKTTYGQGLADEFVKALGNRVEVVYYNGVIQGDKDFRAVLTSMKEKKPQLLYFGGIYPDGGLLIKQARELGLNIPFMSGDGVIDRKFVEIAGPASEGSYLTFSPDPEHVPTAKDFLKNYKSGYGEPGPYSIYAYDATNVMLNAIESAKNTDGTTISKAIHSMKHTGALGELQWNEKGDIIRSPYVVWITKDGKFIEHWKP
- a CDS encoding LysM peptidoglycan-binding domain-containing protein, translating into MKIRNISIVLSLIILSALLFSIPPNVSGEEALSADNETSYTIKKGDTLWDISGEYLRNPFLWSALWGKNKYIKNPDLIFPGDKLIIPGVEALSKTEAAGQQPSASDAGQQENPEEGVKPSEASTLIPEPPLPEEIDVPESIRSASPYTSLKPSSASGETGKVSVKQTPVPIIGEETVFMGGYIADKVSSAGAVSLSQDDRNVFAAGDTVNILFNKKEKAAVGDKFAIIRKPKALINTETGKQYGMLSVPIGVLEIYRIQGRDAGGRIIKSFDYITEGDMIQRLQPAVPVLTITRPAKGIKGHIIGLRGETVLASERNVVYLDKGTKDGLTPGVVLNVSGESPDNIPKNIIGELIVISVQSSTATALVTKSIEPFGVGSLFFK
- the dprA gene encoding DNA-protecting protein DprA; translation: MDEYYYWLAFEHTLRNKPAFSKKLIERFSTPDEVFAASDEELCTVEGITSELVRKIKSVVHPVKDVTDEIKIIRENGIQLIYLNHPDYPEILKNIIDPPICFYMKGGITQGDAKAIAIVGTRRPTTYGRKVTEKIASELSSAGFTIVSGMARGIDSAAHQSVIKTGGRSIGVLGCGIDVVYPPENSRLFAEMPEYGAIISEFAPGTGPQKQNFPQRNRIISGLSLGTVVIEAAERSGSLITVRFALEQGREVFAVPGNINSPVSMGTNNLIKQGAKLVTSTEDILEEFEQLLTQGLINVIKNSYLEKISLSKDENNIYNTLTLEPKHIDQIITESGIEPRDTIQLLLNLEIKGVAEQVAGSCYVKAKL
- the topA gene encoding type I DNA topoisomerase; protein product: MSKPLIIVESPSKAKTITKYLGKKYTVIASVGHVKDLPASKLGIEIENNFNPQYVTIKGKAKVLAEIKKAAKLASSVFLAPDPDREGEAIAWHIAEELKDKKENIFRVLFNEITEKAIKESLLNPGRIDLNKVNAQQARRILDRIVGYKLSPLLWDKVRRGLSAGRVQSVAVRLICDLEKEIAQFVSKEYWTISAMVEGRTPPPFEIRLIKFRNEDIDIPDQQEAERIKGILSSGEYVVSSIEKKDKKRNPAAPFTTSKLQQEASKKLRFTASRTMSIAQKLYEGIDIGSEGPAGLITYMRTDSVRISKDAQTDARKYIKNNFGNECLPDRAIEYRNKKGIQDAHEAIRPTSVEYTPERIKEYVDRDTYNLYKLIWNRFVACQMSPAVFDTITVDVTSGECLLRATGSAVKFAGFMKVYQEEREESEQAQDGVGEVGEAVIPPLTEGERLNLISLEPAQHFTQPPSRYTEASLIKELEEKGIGRPSTYAAIIYTIQDREYVEKKEGKFFPTELGVLVNDLLVEHFPELIDVKFTAKMEEDLDEVEEGSREWRDAVGEFYGPFDTHLEKAKKDMRNLKGEETPTDIKCEKCGNNMIIKWGKLGYFLACSGYPECKNTKEFRRGEEGKIEVVQQETTNEICPVCSSPMVIKSGRFGRFLACSNYPTCKTTKPITTGVKCPEPDCKGEITEKRSKRGKVFYSCTKYPACKFASWDKPVAQPCPQCGAPFLVEKRQRSGGISLACINKECGYKAG
- the trmFO gene encoding methylenetetrahydrofolate--tRNA-(uracil(54)-C(5))-methyltransferase (FADH(2)-oxidizing) TrmFO; the encoded protein is MKPEIVIIGGGLAGSEAAWQAAQRGVKVLLYEMRPGRMTEAHKTGDFAELVCSNSLKSKDITNAHGLLKEELRELGSLIIQAADKTSVPSGSALSVDRVEFSHFITDAISSHPNIKVLREEVSKLSFEVPLILATGPLTSQDLTEDLQKIIKHDFIYFYDAISPVISNDSINYEIAFRASRYNKGGADYINCPMDRKEYEQFFNALITADKVHAKDFEKIPYFEGCMPVEVLAERGIETLAYGPMKPVGLTDPRNGRQPHAVVQLRQEDRFGQAYNMVGFQTRLKWPEQKRVFRMIPGLEHAEFLRYGSQHRNTFINSPKLLDNSLRLKGENDIYVAGQITGVEGYVESTAMGLLAGISAVINLNGEEFIPPPVTTAAGALLGYITADTVLKFQPMNINWGLFPPLAVVMKDKEANRERLSRRALKDISKWKMQLKIF